Below is a genomic region from Myxococcaceae bacterium JPH2.
CGTCGACTTCATCTTCTCCTCCGGCAACGGCGTGGCCAAGGTGGACGACGCGTGGTTCACGCACGCGCGCGTGGCCCGCGTCTTCGGACATGACTGTCTGGTGGCGCCCGCCGAGGAGATGATCTGGTCCAAGGCCTTCGTCAACGAGCGCGAGCGCTATGACGGCGCGGACGTCAACCACCTGCTCCTCAAGGCGGGACCGACGCTGGACTGGGAGCGGCTGTTACGGCGCTTCGACCGGTACTGGGAGGTGCTGCTCAGCCACCTCATGATGTTCCGGTTCGCGTACCCCTCCGAGCGCGACATCATTCCGGACTGGGTGATGGCGGAGTTGGTGGGGCGCACGCTCCAGTCCATCCGAGACGGAGGCTGGGACGACAAGCTGTGCCGAGGCAACCTCGTGTCGCGGGTGAACTACCACGTGGACATCCACCACTGGGGCTTCCGCGACGGCCGAGCCTGGGACG
It encodes:
- a CDS encoding nucleotidyltransferase — encoded protein: MGTDAALAEQARTPDEINARAEAVGLLLDAGVPFVVGGAYAYATYTGIYRDTKDLDLFPRKADAVRALSILENDGWRTERTDEVWLYKAFKGEYFVDFIFSSGNGVAKVDDAWFTHARVARVFGHDCLVAPAEEMIWSKAFVNERERYDGADVNHLLLKAGPTLDWERLLRRFDRYWEVLLSHLMMFRFAYPSERDIIPDWVMAELVGRTLQSIRDGGWDDKLCRGNLVSRVNYHVDIHHWGFRDGRAWDENERELGDERGARPELENSAGGGR